A part of Salvelinus alpinus chromosome 5, SLU_Salpinus.1, whole genome shotgun sequence genomic DNA contains:
- the spaca9 gene encoding LOW QUALITY PROTEIN: sperm acrosome-associated protein 9 (The sequence of the model RefSeq protein was modified relative to this genomic sequence to represent the inferred CDS: inserted 2 bases in 1 codon; substituted 4 bases at 4 genomic stop codons), translating into MREARERLKAIXHTHNLFKLQQFIFIAALXRSQEHAHDRTEPVASVMQVRPSLNRYMEHHCINATDLQIFTLFLKMVDEXRAVLRLLKGNNQSPGGVILDTYRLLLSYNCNISKLQAHLPTXXSESSCDEARNYYGGVVSLIPLALELLQRLASSYTYCDQHNICWES; encoded by the exons ATGCGTGAGGCAAGGGAGAGGTTGAAGGCCATTTAACACACACATAACCTCTTCAAACTGCAGCAGTTCATTTTCATAGCAGCCCT GAGGTCACAAGAGCATGCTCATGATAGGACAGAACCAGTGGCATCAGTCATGCAGGTGAGACCATCTCTCAACA GGTACATGGAGCACCACTGTATTAATGCCACAGATCTACAAATTTTTACCCTCTTCTTGAAAATGGTGGATGAGTAGAGGGCTGTTCTGAGGCTCCTGAAGGGCAACAACCAAAGCCCTGGAGGTGTCATCCTAGACACTTACAGGTTGCTTCTCAGCTACAACTGCAACATCAGCAAACTGCAGGCCCAT TTACCCACATGATGAAGTGAATCGAGCTGTGACGAGGCCAGGAACTACTACGGTGGTGTGGTAAGCCTTATCCCACTAGCACTGGAGCTACTGCAAAGGTTGGCCAGTTCCTACACCTACTGCGACCAGCACAACATCTGCTGGGAATCCTAA